The Nothobranchius furzeri strain GRZ-AD chromosome 6, NfurGRZ-RIMD1, whole genome shotgun sequence genome includes a region encoding these proteins:
- the LOC107394415 gene encoding uncharacterized protein — MVKWQLFTLDHLNICGFGCPPPRHGLQLLYWFANHCLTFDPGDFEDVMKLASDCQPENGVYGFHHFGNTEEILPVLCKHKNKKSRRQLVYYVVGNLNTKTYPKSAELPKFVRENYEMDSSANIDRIIISYQVKNRKVEKVYITEHDDERYGRFQYDRTHEILPELIQALQNPQQELSTFLTQMGYYGDVETQNSDPSDQLILSVMQNDPFESFSEAFSQHVDLNFDPFSYNQQGLHQLSSTGPDHRKVQKKNKKAKTNKRLTIMRQSSWDPRWYQPEDFNKEEEKRTEGRFSWSKLLFGLGAFYLAAKCFRWLMRSCWYQNLHQNHNLFKTIHPRTPRCAAPHVMLVYIY, encoded by the exons ATGGTGAAGTGGCAGCTCTTCACCCTAGATCACCTGAACATCTGCGGGTTTGGTTGTCCTCCTCCACGACATGGGCTCCAGCTGCTGTACTGGTTCGCCAACcactgtctgacctttgacccaggtGACTTTGAAGATGTCATGAAG CTGGCGTCCGACTGTCAGCCAGAGAACGGCGTCTACGGGTTCCACCACTTTGGGAACACGGAGGAGATCCTGCCTGTTCTCTGCAAACACAAGAACAAAAAGAGCAGGAGACAG CTGGTGTACTACGTGGTCGGAAACCTGAACACCAAGACCTACCCAAAATCTGCAGAACTCCCAAAGTTTGTGAGGGAAAATTATGAGATGGACAGCAGCGCCAACATCGACCGCATCATCATCAGCTACCAGGTCAAGAACAGAAAGGTGGAGAAGGTGTACATCACAGAACACGACGACGAGCGCTATGGGAGGTTCCAATATGACAGGACCCACGAAATCCTCCCTGAGCTCATCCAAGCCCTGCAGAACCCACAGCAAGAGCTCAGCACCTTCCTCACACAGATGGGTTACTATGGAGATGTGGAGACGCAGAACTCAGACCCGTCTGATCAGCTGATCCTCAGCGTGATGCAGAATGATCCGTTTGAATCTTTCTCTGAAGCTTTTAGTCAACATGTTGATCTGAACTTTGACCCCTTCAGCTACAACCAGCAAGGTCTGCACCAGCTCAGCAGCACCGGACCGGACCACAGGAAGGtccaaaagaaaaacaagaaagcaaaaacaaacaagagacTGACGATTATGAGACAAAGTTCCTGGGACCCAAGATGGTATCAGCCTGAAG ATTTTAataaagaggaggagaaacggacCGAAGGCAGGTTCAGCTGGTCGAAGCTTCTGTTTGGACTTGGAGCTTTTTATTTAGCAGCTAAATGTTTCAGGTGGTTAATGAGGAGCTGCTGGTACCAGAACCTCCACCAGAACCACAACCTGTTCAAGACGATCCATCCAAGAACTCCCAGATGTGCTGCTCCTCATGTCATGCTGGTCTATATCTACTGA
- the patl1 gene encoding protein PAT1 homolog 1 yields MFRFQSLDDDCTLEEEDDGLIEEEDEIDQFNDDTFGAGAIDDDWQEEHKRLAELDERVGLGGGEVEGEVDSGGSKPGSSIHRPSSSVNPPLQSSLPPFGFSSSSPGLPPQDADDRAREGGLAESLARLILEADPAIAGVGAAERPRPSPSSSASSLSVLHSLDQPRVLPQSSSIPHQRQPQLPPGPITSGLPSSSMLSYQQQQQLLRRGTAPMGQMNSHNIWDNSMSFGPVSVSPGLVTHMEDSPLMSIIKEGGLPKRPPQGRSDEGRDLSERVPPPRSSSPVIGSPPVRAVPIGTPPKQPMSHSLNHQIHHPTTVHVRAPVPHRYPAPFPERLSPNTLLNIANSPLCRGPFAPRVGPVLSHLQRAQLLNSQVAGFPRGGPAPLLPGGGFRPFFGGPPPPHGHRMCPPPPHGPPSHIPVRHNTTHLHPQHRRMLTQRMQSRGGDRGRTGGDRSSRDPYSNLMTQKEKEWVTKIQMMQLQSTDPYLDDYYYQNYYEKMEKRQDKERDISSNSKKEHATKLITPQVAKVEHTYRPVQFAGSLGKLTVSSVNNPRKMIDAVLTTRSDDEEKREKQVWNKRRQILYTVEKMYSLLLEVQDFEKRFVQTPEEEREALLEQHKTNTEQLSSSLMEKEWDHRVSDELCVMIMSVRKGKRLVARLLPFLPSSQAAAVVMAIARNLPALAKKDKQDQVLGWLVEPLSPVIQSLSSSALTDLLQELQGGEGQLAVVLQNKFGVTMLYLILSEGERMQSCDPNCQLMDDNRWTELVFSVTRELLSVPASSLSPPLFTPPNLLSLFSRYVDRQRLELLQDKLQISASSR; encoded by the exons ATGTTTCGATTTCAG TCCCTGGATGACGACTGTACGCTGGAGGAGGAAGATGATGGACTAATAGAAGAGGAAGATGAAATAGATCAGTTCAACGATGACACCTTCGGAGCTGGCGCCATCG ATGATGACTGGCAGGAGGAACACAAGCGCCTGGCTGAGCTGGATGAGCGTGTTGGGTTAGGAGGAGGTGAGGTTGAAGGGGAGGTGGATTCAGGCGGGTCCAAGCCCGGGTCCTCCATCCACCGCCCCTCCTCTTCAGTAAACCCCCCCCTTCAGTCTTCCCTTCCTCCCTTCGGTTTCTCCTCGTCTTCCCCTGGGCTGCCACCACAAG ATGCAGACGACCGAGCCAGAGAAGGCGGACTGGCCGAGTCGCTGGCCCGACTCATCCTGGAGGCAGACCCGGCCATCGCTGGTGTGGGGGCAGCCGAGAGGCCCCGTCCATCTCCCAGCTCCTCAGCATCCAGCCTGTCAGTTCTGCACAGTCTGGATCAGCCCAGAGTCCTGCCGCAGTCCTCCTCCATCCCTCACCAGCGCCAACCCCAGCTGCCTCCAGGCCCCATCACTTCag GTCTTCCTTCCTCTTCGATGCTGAgctaccagcagcagcagcagctgctgcggCGCGGCACCGCTCCCATGGGCCAG ATGAACTCTCACAACATCTGGGACAACAGCATGAGTTTTGGACCGGTCAGCGTCTCCCCCGGACTCGTCACACACATGGAG GACAGTCCACTCATGTCCATCATCAAAGAGGGCGGTCTCCCAAAGCGTCCTCCTCAGGGGAGGAGCGATGAAGGACGGGACTTGTCCGAGCGGGTTCCACCGCCACGTTCTTCCTCCCCTGTGATTGGCTCTCCTCCAGTGAGGGCCGTGCCTATTGGGACTCCACCCAAGCAGCCGATGAGCCACTCCCTGAATCACCAG ATCCACCATCCCACCACAGTTCACGTGAGAGCCCCGGTCCCACACAGGTACCCCGCCCCATTCCCTGAGCGCCTGTCACCCAACACCCTCCTCAATATAGCT AACTCACCGTTGTGTCGAGGTCCGTTCGCTCCCAGAGTCGGACCGGTTCTGTCCCACCTCCAGCGAGCCCAGCTGCTCAACTCCCAG GTTGCAGGTTTTCCTCGTGGTGGCCCCGCCCCTTTGTTACCTGGAGGAGGTTTCCGGCCTTTCTTTGGAGGTCCCCCTCCTCCACACGGCCACAGGATGTGCCCGCCGCCTCCTCACGGTCCCCCCAGCCACATACCCGTTCGCCACAACACCACACACCTCCACCCCCAGCACCGCCGTATGCTGACGCAGCGAATGCAGAGCCGGGGAGG AGACCGCGGCAGGACTGGGGGGGACCGCAGTAGCAGGGACCCCTACAGTAACCTGATGACCCAAAAAGAAAAGGAGTGGGTCACCAAGATCCAGATGATGCAGCTGCAGAGTACTGACCCGTATCTGGATGACTACTACTACCAG aactaCTATGAAAAGATGGAGAAACGTCAGGACAAGGAGCGAGACATCAGCAGTAACAGTAAGAAGGAACACGCCACCAAGCTCATTACTCCCCAGGTTGCTAAGGTGGAACACACCTACAGACCAG TTCAGTTTGCGGGTTCTCTGGGGAAGCTGACTGTGTCCAGCGTGAACAACCCCAGGAAAATGATCGACGCCGTGCTGACAACTCGATCAGACGACGAG GAGAAGAGAGAGAAGCAGGTCTGGAACAAGAGAAGACAGATCCTGTACACCGTGGAGAAG ATGTACAGcctgctgctggaggtccaggacTTTGAGAAACGGTTTGTGCAGACTCCAGAGGAGGAGAGGGAGGCCCTGCTAGAGCAGCATAAGACCAACACGGAGCAGCTGAGCAGCTCCTTGATGGAGAAGGAGTGGGACCACAG GGTGAGCGACGAGCTGTGTGTGATGATCATGTCGGTGAGGAAAGGCAAGCGGCTCGTGGCCAGACTCCTCCCCTTCCTGCCTTCATCACAGGCTGCTGCTGTTGTCATGGCGATCGCTCGTAACCTCCCCGCCTTAGCCAAGAAGGACAAACAGGACCAG GTGTTGGGTTGGTTAGTGGAGCCACTTTCTCCTGTCATCCAGTCGCTGTCAAGCTCCGCCCTCACGGACCTGCTACAGGAGCTTCAGGGTGGCGAGGGACAGCTGGCCGTGGTGCTGCAGAacaag TTCGGAGTGACGATGCTGTACCTGATCCTGAGTGAAGGAGAGCGAATGCAGAGCTGCGATCCAAACTGTCAGCTCATGGACGACAATCGATG GACCGAGTTGGTGTTTTCTGtgacgagggagctgctcagCGTTCCGGCGTCCTCCCTGTCTCCGCCCCTCTTCACCCCCCCCAACTTGCTGTCGTTGTTCTCGCGCTACGTCGATCGGCAGAGGCTGGAGCTGTTACAAGACaagctgca GATCTCTGCGTCCTCCAGGTAG
- the hmgb2a gene encoding high mobility group protein B2a: MTKDPNKPRGKTSAYAFFVATCREEHKKKHPGTSVNFAEFSKKCSERWKTMSAKEKVKFDEMAKTDKVRYDREMKTYVPPKGAKKGKKKKDPNAPKRPPSAFFVFCSDHRPRIKEENPGISIGDVAKKLGELWSTQGSKDKAPYEARAAKLKEKYEKDVAAYRAKGGSGKSDAGRKSGPGRPPAKKAEPADDDDDEDEDEEEDEDEEDDDDE; encoded by the exons ATGACAAAGGACCCGAATAAGCCTAGAGGGAAGACCTCCGCATATGCTTTCTTCGTGGCGACCTGCCGTGAGGAGCACAAAAAGAAACACCCAGGAACCAGCGTGAACTTTGCAGAGTTCTCCAAGAAATGTTCCGAAAGATGGAAG acCATGTCAGCCAAGGAGAAGGTGAAGTTTGATGAGATGGCCAAGACTGACAAGGTTCGATATGATCGGGAGATGAAAACCTACGTCCCTCCTAAAGGTGCCAAgaaagggaagaagaagaaggacccTAATGCCCCAAAGAGGCCACC CTCAGCATTCTTCGTCTTCTGTTCCGACCACCGTCCCCGCATCAAGGAAGAGAACCCTGGAATCTCCATCGGAGATGTTGCCAAGAAGCTTGGCGAGTTGTGGTCCACACAAGGCTCCAAAGACAAGGCGCCATACGAGGCTAGGGCTGCAAAGCTGAAGGAGAAATATGAGAAG GATGTTGCTGCCTACAGAGCAAAAGGAGGTTCAGGGAAGAGCGATGCTGGCAGGAAGagcggccctggccggcctccagcCAAGAAGGCCGAACCAgcagacgatgatgatgacgaggatgaagatgaggaggaggatgaagacgaggaggatgatgatgatgaataa